One segment of Clostridium botulinum DNA contains the following:
- the recF gene encoding DNA replication/repair protein RecF (All proteins in this family for which functions are known are DNA-binding proteins that assist the filamentation of RecA onto DNA for the initiation of recombination or recombinational repair.) — MYIKAIMLANYRNYNNLELNLSEGVNVFIGDNAQGKTNVLESIYYCAFAKSHRTSRDKDLINWKENEAYISLLVGKKRLDKRIDIKILRDGKKAIKVNSIKINKIGELFGTFNVVMFSPEDLKIIKESPGIRRKFLDMELCQISKKYYFNLVQYNKILNERNVILRSRDFNKDILEVYDLQLVECADYIVKERLEYIDKINYYGKFIHNEITSGKEDIVFKYDSGIKFKDNFKYAFLEKLRNNLLRDREQGITSVGPHRDDFNVLINNIDVKKFGSQGQQRTAVLTMKFSSLKIIKEITKEYPILLLDDVLSELDINRKRYVLSTLSDIQTIITCTGINDLEDYLDDKSKVFNVCNGEIVN, encoded by the coding sequence ATGTATATAAAAGCGATAATGTTAGCTAATTATAGAAATTACAATAATTTGGAGTTAAATCTTAGTGAAGGTGTTAATGTATTTATAGGTGATAATGCCCAAGGTAAGACTAATGTTTTAGAATCAATTTACTATTGTGCATTTGCTAAATCTCACAGAACATCACGAGATAAAGATTTGATAAATTGGAAAGAAAATGAAGCATATATAAGTTTACTTGTAGGAAAAAAAAGACTAGACAAAAGAATCGATATAAAAATTTTAAGAGACGGAAAAAAAGCTATAAAGGTTAATTCTATAAAAATAAATAAAATAGGAGAACTTTTTGGGACTTTTAACGTAGTTATGTTTTCACCAGAAGATTTAAAAATAATAAAAGAATCTCCCGGAATAAGAAGAAAATTTCTAGATATGGAATTATGCCAAATAAGTAAAAAATATTATTTTAATCTAGTGCAGTATAATAAAATATTGAATGAAAGAAATGTAATTTTAAGATCAAGAGATTTTAATAAAGATATTTTAGAGGTATATGATTTGCAATTAGTAGAATGTGCTGATTATATTGTTAAAGAAAGGTTAGAATATATAGATAAGATAAATTATTATGGAAAATTTATTCATAATGAAATAACTTCAGGAAAAGAAGACATAGTTTTCAAATATGATTCAGGTATAAAGTTTAAAGATAATTTCAAATATGCTTTTTTGGAAAAATTAAGAAATAATTTATTAAGAGACAGGGAACAAGGAATAACATCAGTAGGTCCACATAGAGATGACTTTAATGTATTAATAAATAATATAGACGTGAAAAAATTTGGTTCTCAAGGTCAACAAAGGACTGCAGTTTTAACTATGAAATTTTCTTCACTTAAGATTATTAAAGAAATTACAAAGGAATATCCAATTTTATTACTTGACGATGTTCTTTCAGAACTAGACATAAATAGAAAGCGATATGTATTAAGTACTCTTAGTGATATACAAACAATAATTACTTGTACGGGTATAAATGATTTAGAAGATTACTTAGATGATAAATCTAAAGTATTCAACGTATGCAATGGAGAAATAGTGAATTAA
- the dnaN gene encoding DNA polymerase III subunit beta, protein MIFICEKHKLLDGISIVQKAITGKSTMKVLDGIYINATNDGLRLIGSDMDLSIQTLVKADVLDKGEIVIDAKIFGEIIRKLPNSDIKIETVKEDVIQITCEKSVFNVVCMNAEEFPSLPNINEDLKVEVNESILKNMIKGTSFSIAQDEARPILQGILFQVKDRTLNLVALDGYRLAIRSEFLDNDINLEVVIPGKTLVEVSKILEDHDKNVDITFTNNHILFNLENTKIISRLLDGKFVNYTSLLPQEHKLLVTVKKEEFQNGIERASLMAKDGNNNLINLDLKEETLIITSNSQLGKVREEVLINLQGEEIEIAFNSRYLLDVLKNMESDEVILEMTSGVSPCVIKEKDGENSQYLVLPVRQMR, encoded by the coding sequence ATGATCTTTATATGTGAAAAACATAAATTATTAGATGGTATTTCTATAGTTCAAAAAGCTATTACAGGAAAGTCAACAATGAAAGTATTAGATGGTATTTACATAAATGCTACTAATGATGGATTAAGACTAATAGGTTCAGACATGGATCTTAGTATTCAAACATTGGTTAAAGCAGATGTTTTAGATAAAGGTGAAATAGTTATTGATGCTAAGATATTTGGAGAGATTATTAGAAAACTTCCAAACTCGGATATAAAAATAGAAACTGTAAAAGAAGATGTAATACAAATTACTTGTGAAAAATCAGTTTTTAATGTTGTATGCATGAATGCTGAGGAATTTCCATCATTACCTAACATTAACGAAGACTTAAAAGTAGAAGTTAATGAAAGTATTTTAAAAAATATGATTAAGGGAACATCTTTTTCTATTGCACAAGATGAAGCAAGACCTATTTTACAAGGAATATTATTCCAAGTTAAAGATAGAACTTTAAATTTAGTTGCACTTGATGGATATAGATTAGCTATAAGAAGCGAATTTTTAGATAATGATATTAATTTAGAAGTGGTTATTCCTGGAAAGACATTAGTTGAGGTCTCAAAAATATTAGAAGACCATGATAAAAATGTGGATATAACTTTTACTAATAATCATATATTATTTAATTTGGAAAATACTAAAATTATATCAAGACTATTAGATGGTAAATTTGTAAACTATACATCATTACTACCTCAAGAACATAAATTATTAGTCACTGTGAAAAAAGAAGAATTTCAAAATGGTATTGAAAGAGCTTCTTTAATGGCCAAAGATGGAAATAATAATTTAATCAATTTAGACCTTAAAGAAGAGACGTTAATAATAACTTCTAATTCTCAATTGGGAAAAGTTAGGGAAGAAGTATTGATAAATCTGCAAGGTGAAGAAATAGAAATTGCATTTAATTCAAGATATTTATTAGATGTTCTTAAAAATATGGAGAGTGATGAAGTGATTTTAGAAATGACATCAGGGGTAAGTCCATGTGTTATAAAAGAAAAAGATGGGGAAAATTCCCAATATTTAGTTCTACCAGTAAGACAAATGAGATAA
- the dnaA gene encoding chromosomal replication initiator protein DnaA yields MDADLNKLWEKTLNIVKSEMSEVSFNTWIKSCEPISISDTSIKISVPNSFTKDILDKRYKSLVANSIEAVCSKLYDIKFIIESDLNNEDELNSSDNSIKNRNKNSTKNIVVNDEMSSTLNPKYTFNSFVIGNSNRFAHAASLAVAEAPAKAYNPLFIYGGVGLGKTHLMHAIGHYILQNNTKAKVVYVSSEKFTNELINAIKDDKNEEFRKKYRNVDVLLIDDIQFIAGKERTQEEFFHTFNELHDANKQIILSSDRPPKEIPTLEDRLRSRFEWGLIADIQVPDFETRMAILKKKADVENLKVANEVMGYIATKIKSNIRELEGALIRIIAYSSLTNREVTVDLASEALKDIISKKQGKHVTIPSIQEIVANYFNLKIDDLKSQRRTRNVAYPRQIAMYLSRKLTDMSLPKIGEEFGGRDHTTVIHAYEKISENLKSDENLQHTVSDITKKVSQN; encoded by the coding sequence ATGGATGCTGACCTAAATAAATTATGGGAAAAAACCTTAAATATAGTAAAAAGTGAAATGAGTGAAGTCAGTTTTAACACTTGGATTAAAAGTTGTGAACCTATTTCTATATCTGATACAAGTATAAAAATAAGCGTTCCAAATTCTTTTACTAAAGATATTTTAGACAAAAGATACAAAAGTTTGGTTGCTAATTCTATAGAAGCTGTTTGTTCTAAATTATATGATATAAAATTCATAATAGAATCAGATCTTAATAATGAAGATGAATTAAATAGTAGTGATAATTCCATTAAAAATAGGAATAAAAATTCTACAAAAAATATAGTTGTGAATGATGAAATGTCTTCAACTTTAAACCCTAAATATACTTTTAATTCATTTGTAATAGGTAATAGCAATAGATTTGCCCATGCAGCTTCACTTGCCGTTGCTGAAGCGCCTGCTAAAGCGTATAATCCTTTATTTATATATGGAGGCGTTGGTCTTGGAAAGACACATTTAATGCATGCAATTGGACATTATATTTTACAAAATAATACTAAAGCTAAAGTAGTTTATGTTTCTTCAGAAAAATTTACAAACGAATTAATAAATGCTATTAAAGATGATAAAAATGAAGAATTTAGAAAAAAATATAGAAACGTAGATGTGTTGCTTATAGATGATATTCAATTCATTGCAGGAAAAGAACGTACTCAAGAAGAGTTCTTCCATACTTTCAATGAACTCCATGACGCAAATAAACAAATAATTCTATCATCTGATCGTCCACCAAAAGAGATTCCAACATTAGAAGATAGATTAAGATCAAGATTCGAATGGGGTTTAATTGCTGATATTCAAGTACCTGATTTTGAAACTAGAATGGCAATTCTTAAGAAAAAAGCCGATGTAGAAAATTTAAAAGTAGCAAATGAAGTTATGGGATACATCGCTACAAAAATTAAATCTAATATTAGAGAATTAGAAGGTGCATTAATAAGAATAATTGCATATTCATCTTTAACTAATAGGGAAGTTACAGTTGATTTAGCATCAGAAGCACTAAAAGATATAATCTCTAAAAAACAAGGAAAACACGTAACTATACCTTCTATTCAAGAAATAGTAGCTAACTATTTTAATTTAAAAATAGATGATTTAAAATCTCAAAGAAGAACTAGAAATGTAGCTTATCCAAGACAAATAGCTATGTATTTAAGTCGAAAACTAACAGATATGTCTTTGCCTAAAATAGGAGAAGAATTTGGTGGTAGAGATCATACTACTGTAATACATGCTTATGAAAAAATATCTGAGAATCTAAAGAGTGATGAGAACTTACAACATACTGTTTCTGACATTACAAAGAAGGTTTCTCAAAATTAA
- the remB gene encoding extracellular matrix regulator RemB, whose product MFLHLGENVVVPIKDIIGIFDLDNTMYSSDTIQFLRLAEEDGFVERITNEKPKSFVIAEVNKMSKIYLSPISSATLTKRTDIEYNS is encoded by the coding sequence GTGTTTTTGCATTTAGGAGAAAATGTTGTAGTTCCTATAAAAGATATTATTGGAATATTCGATTTAGATAATACTATGTATAGTTCAGATACTATACAATTTTTAAGATTAGCTGAAGAAGATGGCTTTGTAGAAAGAATTACGAATGAAAAACCTAAATCTTTTGTTATTGCTGAAGTTAATAAAATGAGTAAGATATATCTTTCGCCAATATCTTCTGCAACATTAACTAAAAGAACTGACATAGAATACAATTCGTAA
- a CDS encoding RNA-binding S4 domain-containing protein, translated as MNKIKINTEIIKLDAFLKWSGIASLGSEAKIYIQEGLIKVNGEICLQRGKKLKAGDIIEFEDEKFEIV; from the coding sequence ATGAATAAAATTAAGATTAATACTGAAATTATAAAATTAGATGCGTTTTTGAAATGGAGTGGTATAGCTTCTCTAGGATCAGAAGCTAAGATTTATATACAAGAAGGTTTAATAAAAGTTAATGGAGAAATATGCTTACAAAGAGGAAAGAAATTAAAAGCTGGAGATATTATAGAATTTGAAGATGAAAAATTTGAAATAGTTTAG
- the gyrB gene encoding DNA topoisomerase (ATP-hydrolyzing) subunit B has product MEQNNQKYDENQIQVLEGLEAVRKRPGMYIGSTSARGLHHLVYEIVDNSIDEALAGYCKNIKVKINKDNSITSSDDGRGMPVGMHPKMHKSAVEVIMTILHAGGKFGGGGYKVSGGLHGVGASVVNALSEQCIVTVKREGHIWQQEYSKGKVLYDLKQIGDTEESGTTIYFKPDAEIFDEVEFDFDTLSQRLRELAFLNKGINITLIDCRDDREENYYYEGGIKSFVAYLNRNKTPLHPEPIYVEGIKDKVTVELGLQYNDGYTENLFSFANNIDTIEGGTHLVGFKTALTRAFNDYAKRFGFIKENDKNFSGDDIREGLTAVISVKIEDPQFEGQTKTKLGNSEVKGIVDSIVSEYIGIFLEENPGTSKIIIDKALMAARAREAARKARELTRKSVLERTTLPGKLADCSSKDPRECEIYIVEGDSAGGSAKQGRDRKFQAILPLRGKIMNVEKQRLDKILNSETIRSMVTAFGGGIGKDFDIEKIRYNRIIIMTDADVDGAHIRTLLLTFFYRYMRELVEQGHVYIAQPPLFRVGKGKKETYAYSDAELDQVLQDMGGKDNSVDIQRYKGLGEMNATQLWDTTMDPSKRILLKAEIEDAMAADEIFTILMGEKVEPRREFIEQNAKNVVNLDI; this is encoded by the coding sequence TTGGAACAAAATAATCAAAAATATGATGAAAATCAGATTCAAGTACTTGAAGGGTTAGAAGCTGTTAGAAAAAGACCGGGGATGTACATAGGTAGTACTAGTGCTAGAGGACTACATCACTTAGTATATGAAATAGTTGATAATAGTATAGATGAGGCTTTAGCAGGATATTGTAAAAATATAAAAGTTAAAATCAATAAGGATAATTCTATTACTTCATCTGATGATGGAAGAGGAATGCCTGTTGGTATGCATCCTAAAATGCATAAATCAGCAGTTGAAGTAATAATGACTATACTTCATGCCGGCGGAAAATTTGGTGGTGGAGGATACAAAGTATCTGGTGGTTTACATGGTGTTGGTGCTTCTGTTGTTAATGCTCTTTCAGAACAGTGTATTGTTACAGTAAAAAGAGAAGGTCATATATGGCAACAAGAGTATAGTAAAGGTAAAGTACTTTATGATTTAAAACAAATTGGAGACACTGAAGAAAGTGGTACAACAATATATTTTAAACCTGATGCAGAAATATTTGATGAAGTTGAATTTGACTTCGACACATTATCTCAAAGATTAAGAGAATTAGCTTTTTTAAATAAAGGCATTAATATAACATTAATTGATTGTAGAGATGATAGGGAAGAAAATTATTACTACGAGGGCGGAATAAAATCCTTTGTAGCTTATTTGAATAGAAATAAGACACCACTACATCCAGAACCTATATATGTAGAAGGAATAAAGGATAAAGTTACGGTTGAATTAGGATTACAATATAATGATGGGTATACAGAAAATTTATTTTCTTTTGCTAATAACATTGACACAATTGAAGGGGGAACCCATTTAGTTGGATTCAAAACTGCATTAACTAGAGCTTTCAATGATTATGCAAAAAGATTTGGATTTATAAAGGAAAATGATAAGAACTTTTCTGGTGATGATATAAGAGAAGGTCTTACAGCAGTAATATCTGTTAAAATCGAAGATCCTCAATTTGAAGGTCAAACTAAAACAAAATTAGGTAATAGTGAAGTTAAGGGAATTGTTGACTCTATAGTTAGTGAGTATATAGGAATATTCTTAGAAGAAAATCCTGGAACTAGTAAGATAATTATAGATAAAGCTTTAATGGCAGCAAGAGCAAGAGAGGCTGCTAGAAAAGCAAGAGAATTAACAAGAAAATCTGTGCTAGAAAGAACAACATTACCTGGTAAATTAGCAGATTGTTCATCTAAAGATCCTAGAGAATGTGAGATTTATATAGTCGAAGGGGATTCAGCCGGTGGATCTGCAAAACAAGGTAGGGACAGAAAATTCCAAGCTATTTTACCTTTAAGAGGTAAAATAATGAATGTTGAAAAACAAAGATTAGATAAAATATTAAATTCAGAAACTATAAGATCAATGGTTACTGCATTTGGTGGTGGAATTGGTAAAGATTTTGATATCGAAAAAATTAGATATAATAGAATAATAATTATGACTGATGCCGATGTTGATGGTGCGCATATAAGAACATTATTATTAACATTTTTCTATAGATATATGAGAGAACTAGTAGAACAAGGTCATGTATACATTGCGCAACCGCCTTTATTTAGAGTTGGTAAAGGTAAAAAAGAAACATATGCTTATTCTGATGCTGAATTAGATCAAGTATTACAAGATATGGGTGGAAAAGATAATTCAGTAGATATTCAAAGATATAAAGGTTTAGGAGAAATGAATGCTACTCAATTATGGGATACAACTATGGATCCATCAAAGAGAATTCTATTAAAGGCTGAAATTGAAGATGCAATGGCAGCTGATGAGATATTTACTATCTTAATGGGAGAGAAAGTTGAACCAAGAAGAGAATTTATAGAACAAAATGCTAAGAATGTTGTTAATTTAGACATTTAG
- the gyrA gene encoding DNA gyrase subunit A, which yields MEFNEGKIISVDIKNEMKKCYIDYAMSVIVGRALPDVRDGLKPVHRRILYSMQILGLSPEKGYRKCARIVGDVLGKYHPHGDTSVYDALVRMAQDFSMRYMLVDGHGNFGSVDGDGAAAMRYTEAKMNKIAVEMLRDINKNTVDFMPNFDGEEEEPTVLPSRFPNLLVNGSSGIAVGMATNIPPHNLGEVIDGTIMLIDNPESSILELMTKIKGPDFPTGATIMGHAGIRSAYETGRGKIVVRAKSEIEEENGRHKIIFTEIPYQVNKAKLIENIAELVKDKKITGISDLRDESDREGMRIVIELKRDANPNIILNLLYKHTKLQDSFGVIMLALVNNETKVLNLKEVLVHYIDFQKEVITRRTTFELNKAEARAHILEGLKIALDNIDRVISIIRNSSTSEIAKNTLMDEFNLSEKQSQAILEMKLRRLTGLERDKIDDEYNELLKQMEYLRSILASEEKLLGVIKDELLEIKAKYGDERRTDIEQDMNEINIEDLIQEEDVVITLTKSGYIKRISADVYSAQRRGGRGIQAMSTKEDDFVDHITITSTHSDVLFFTNRGRVYKLRAYEIPDAGRQAKGTNIINLIAIEADEKIQTVLTVTDKRRDGYLFMGTKQGIVKKTHLNEFRNLRKNGLIAINLRENDELLKVKITYGDANVMFVTQNGYALRFNEKDVRHMGRTASGVKAITLKDDDIAVCMDIAVDEEELLVISENGFGKRTPVSEYKIQHRGGVGLITYKISEKTGKLVGATVCKVDDELMLINTNGVAIRINVSDISKTSRAAMGVTLMRTNEEEKIVAIAKILKSDDEDLEENEFESNEQREVVNEDSSLDELVERAEDNSENDTDIE from the coding sequence ATGGAATTTAATGAAGGAAAAATTATATCTGTAGATATAAAAAACGAAATGAAAAAATGCTATATAGACTATGCTATGAGTGTTATAGTAGGTCGTGCATTACCAGATGTTAGAGATGGGTTAAAACCTGTTCATAGAAGGATATTATATTCTATGCAAATTCTAGGATTATCACCTGAAAAGGGATATAGAAAATGTGCTAGAATAGTTGGAGACGTTTTAGGTAAGTATCATCCACATGGAGACACTTCTGTTTATGATGCATTAGTTAGAATGGCTCAAGATTTCTCAATGAGATATATGTTAGTAGATGGACATGGAAACTTTGGTTCTGTTGACGGTGATGGTGCTGCAGCAATGAGATATACAGAAGCTAAGATGAATAAAATAGCAGTTGAAATGTTAAGAGATATTAACAAAAATACTGTTGATTTTATGCCAAATTTTGATGGTGAAGAAGAAGAACCAACAGTTTTACCATCTAGATTTCCAAATCTTTTAGTTAATGGATCATCAGGAATAGCAGTTGGAATGGCAACTAATATACCTCCTCATAATTTAGGGGAAGTAATAGATGGAACAATAATGCTTATAGATAATCCAGAATCTAGCATACTAGAGCTTATGACTAAAATTAAAGGTCCTGATTTCCCGACTGGGGCAACAATAATGGGTCATGCAGGAATTAGATCAGCTTATGAAACTGGAAGAGGTAAAATAGTAGTTAGAGCTAAATCAGAGATTGAAGAAGAAAATGGTAGACATAAAATAATATTTACTGAAATACCTTATCAAGTTAATAAAGCTAAACTTATAGAAAATATTGCTGAATTAGTAAAAGATAAAAAGATTACTGGAATATCTGATTTAAGAGATGAATCAGATAGAGAAGGTATGAGAATAGTAATTGAATTAAAGAGAGATGCTAATCCAAACATAATATTAAACTTATTATATAAGCATACAAAACTTCAAGATAGTTTTGGTGTTATTATGTTAGCATTAGTAAATAACGAAACAAAGGTTTTAAACCTAAAAGAAGTATTAGTTCATTATATAGACTTCCAAAAAGAAGTTATAACAAGAAGAACTACTTTTGAGCTAAATAAGGCAGAAGCTAGAGCACACATATTAGAAGGTTTAAAAATTGCACTAGATAATATTGATAGAGTAATAAGTATAATAAGAAATTCATCTACAAGTGAAATAGCTAAAAATACTTTAATGGATGAATTTAATCTTTCAGAAAAGCAATCTCAAGCAATTTTAGAAATGAAATTAAGAAGATTAACAGGCTTAGAAAGAGATAAGATTGATGATGAATATAATGAATTATTAAAACAAATGGAATATTTAAGATCTATATTAGCAAGTGAAGAAAAACTGCTAGGAGTTATAAAAGATGAACTTTTAGAAATAAAAGCTAAATATGGAGATGAAAGAAGAACTGATATTGAACAAGATATGAATGAAATTAATATAGAAGATCTTATTCAAGAAGAGGATGTAGTTATAACTTTAACTAAATCTGGATATATTAAGAGAATTTCAGCAGATGTATACTCAGCTCAAAGAAGAGGTGGAAGAGGAATACAAGCAATGTCAACGAAGGAAGATGATTTTGTAGATCATATAACAATAACTTCGACTCATTCAGATGTATTATTCTTTACTAATAGAGGTAGGGTATACAAATTAAGAGCTTACGAAATACCTGATGCTGGAAGGCAAGCGAAGGGAACCAATATAATTAACTTAATAGCTATTGAAGCTGATGAAAAAATACAAACAGTATTAACAGTAACAGATAAGCGTAGAGATGGTTATTTATTTATGGGTACTAAGCAAGGTATTGTAAAGAAGACTCACTTAAATGAATTTAGAAATTTAAGAAAAAATGGACTAATAGCTATAAATCTAAGAGAAAATGATGAATTATTAAAAGTTAAGATCACTTATGGTGATGCTAATGTAATGTTCGTTACTCAAAATGGTTATGCATTAAGATTTAACGAAAAAGATGTTAGACACATGGGTAGAACTGCATCTGGTGTTAAAGCTATAACATTAAAAGATGATGATATAGCTGTATGTATGGATATCGCAGTTGATGAAGAAGAATTATTAGTTATTAGTGAAAATGGATTTGGTAAGAGAACTCCTGTAAGTGAATACAAGATTCAACATAGGGGAGGCGTAGGTCTTATAACTTATAAGATAAGTGAAAAGACAGGAAAATTAGTTGGTGCTACAGTTTGTAAGGTTGATGATGAATTAATGCTTATAAATACTAACGGCGTAGCTATAAGAATAAATGTATCAGATATATCAAAAACAAGTAGAGCTGCTATGGGTGTAACCTTAATGAGAACTAATGAAGAAGAAAAAATAGTTGCTATAGCTAAAATACTAAAAAGTGATGATGAAGATTTAGAAGAAAATGAATTTGAATCTAATGAACAAAGAGAAGTAGTAAATGAAGATAGCAGTTTAGATGAACTAGTAGAGAGAGCAGAAGATAATAGTGAAAATGATACTGATATAGAATAG